A part of Prolixibacteraceae bacterium genomic DNA contains:
- a CDS encoding response regulator, giving the protein MIRNVLTIGILILITSFHALCQEDYDFNRITVEDGLLSNKVRVVYKDSYGYMWIGTSEGINKYDGTKIHSYKFGSKRNHNLKGRRILFIFEDDDHTLYIGTNTKLSIYNREKDRFESLKVPQLKKSFFCYQNLQDKIYFGRSNQIVIYDKVHKTARTIEIKIPQFKDVLYKIEAFKDGAIVVVTNKGVWRIANDNSLDLISKHHVVGPIASLVDHLDILWVGNTEEGITCLDSNGDKQNIGVLKENVDPAKVFIQDFGEKDDEVFFTTDGQGIWIYNRLTKKIKKVKHIRGDRNSIPTNSLIDLFIDKHGNILMGTVRFGLISLHKVNIKSYTESPRNSHSGISTSTVIDFYEESPRKVWIGTEGGGLNLFDPLTERFEHIEQYNKEKVVSICSYKEGLILVSFYRNGVHMFDTKSRKFIPDNQFPWLKSISNLSLSTPIILRKDSKGRIWKFGWKVQFITPSQQIVSISEKNGWEGGAPSQVSDLIELNDNEYLLGGMNGLHHIDLDSRKSTYLFNLMENNMSEKSDNRYVYSMIKKDNIIWCATSIGLISYNLETKEIKHISSSFFGYSYCIADCDNDSFWITSERGLYKYTITKDNFRSYGKPEGNPFVSFSGRHSISTENGDTYLGTINGFLRISQNINSKQIISNPSLTIDHIMVNGIPLGRNKECKIENNRLQLPTDNSSLRLNVVVDEKNFFRKRMYKYKIEGFTENEIKTSNPEINITHLPPGEYTLNIYCNREDGEWIQCANQLSIFVPALWWKRWWFILILIIGIVAILALIRHYLIKQSELMIELEVERERKSQVKKLNDEKLEFFTNISHELRTPLSLLYGPLKQISKRGAAPQELDSEIKLMTRQAEKMKTLIDQVLDIRKMDANKEVLVVSEINIQQWMTNFIEQFSYELSSKNIKLILNFNYTPIVFCDTDKLDKILSNLVSNAIKYSPSDSVITISGNKRDEQLVISVIDQGVGIKEKDIEAIFERFFQGEGHKKGTGIGLAFTKKLVELMGGEIKAYNNTTAGAVFELSLPLTPNKYFIETNNKVIKPLNDKKSDVNIHHILKGKNIVVVEDDPDLRNFITKELKCYCNVKDASDGKKAWPLILSEKPDFIISDVMMPNMDGFELVSKVRQDITISHIPILLLTAKNDEQTRIEAYYGGADSYLPKPFGIDILLARMGNILINRQRYRELFQQGEIVNINAISTNNRDKVFLNQVISIINDNMEDSDFDVTKLNNEFAMSRSTFYAKIKSLTDLGVNDFIKSIKINKATELLLQTDLPVGEIAYKVGYTNQRYFSTVFKDIKQCTPSQFRNQKYHTKTK; this is encoded by the coding sequence ATGATCCGTAACGTACTAACTATCGGAATATTAATATTAATTACATCTTTTCATGCACTCTGTCAAGAAGACTACGATTTTAACAGAATTACTGTTGAAGATGGTCTTTTATCAAATAAAGTGCGTGTAGTATACAAAGATTCATATGGATACATGTGGATTGGAACTAGTGAGGGAATTAATAAGTATGATGGTACAAAAATCCATTCGTATAAGTTTGGGTCAAAGCGTAACCATAACCTAAAAGGACGTAGGATTCTTTTCATCTTTGAAGATGATGACCATACACTATATATTGGTACCAATACAAAACTAAGTATATACAATCGAGAGAAAGATCGTTTTGAATCACTAAAAGTACCTCAGCTTAAAAAATCATTCTTTTGTTACCAGAACCTCCAAGATAAGATCTATTTCGGAAGAAGTAACCAAATAGTCATATACGATAAGGTCCATAAAACAGCTCGAACTATAGAGATTAAAATACCCCAATTCAAGGATGTTCTTTACAAGATAGAAGCTTTTAAGGATGGGGCTATTGTCGTTGTAACCAATAAGGGGGTCTGGAGGATCGCTAACGACAACTCATTGGATTTAATATCAAAACACCATGTTGTAGGACCTATTGCTTCCTTAGTTGATCATCTTGATATCCTGTGGGTTGGAAATACAGAAGAAGGGATCACTTGTCTAGATTCTAATGGAGATAAACAAAATATTGGGGTGCTTAAAGAGAATGTAGATCCTGCTAAGGTGTTTATCCAGGATTTTGGAGAAAAAGATGATGAAGTTTTCTTTACAACGGATGGTCAAGGGATTTGGATATACAATCGGTTGACAAAGAAGATTAAGAAGGTAAAACATATTAGAGGGGATCGTAATTCAATTCCTACCAATTCGCTGATTGACTTATTTATAGACAAACATGGAAATATTTTAATGGGAACTGTTCGGTTTGGGTTAATCAGCTTGCATAAAGTTAATATTAAGTCCTATACAGAAAGTCCTCGAAATAGTCATAGTGGTATTTCAACATCTACAGTTATAGATTTTTATGAAGAGTCCCCGCGTAAAGTATGGATTGGTACAGAAGGTGGTGGCCTTAATTTATTCGATCCTTTAACTGAAAGATTTGAGCATATAGAGCAGTACAATAAAGAAAAGGTTGTATCTATTTGTTCATATAAAGAGGGGTTAATACTTGTAAGCTTCTATAGGAATGGTGTACATATGTTTGATACTAAGAGTAGAAAATTCATTCCAGATAATCAGTTTCCGTGGTTGAAGAGTATCTCTAACTTATCATTATCGACACCTATTATTTTACGAAAAGATTCCAAAGGTAGAATATGGAAATTTGGTTGGAAAGTCCAATTCATTACTCCATCACAACAGATCGTGTCGATCTCAGAAAAAAATGGATGGGAAGGAGGGGCCCCTTCTCAAGTTAGTGATCTTATAGAGCTTAATGATAATGAATACCTTCTTGGAGGAATGAATGGCCTACATCATATTGATTTAGATTCGAGAAAATCGACATATCTTTTCAATCTTATGGAGAATAATATGTCTGAAAAAAGTGACAATCGATATGTATATTCAATGATTAAAAAGGACAATATAATATGGTGTGCGACAAGTATAGGTCTGATATCTTATAACCTTGAAACGAAAGAGATCAAGCATATATCTAGTTCTTTTTTTGGTTATAGTTATTGTATCGCAGATTGTGATAACGATAGTTTTTGGATCACATCTGAAAGAGGGCTATATAAATATACGATTACCAAAGATAACTTTAGGTCTTATGGTAAACCTGAAGGGAATCCATTTGTCTCCTTCTCAGGCAGACATAGTATATCTACTGAAAATGGTGACACATATCTTGGTACTATCAATGGGTTTCTACGAATTTCCCAGAATATAAATAGTAAACAAATTATTTCAAATCCGTCATTGACTATCGATCATATTATGGTTAATGGTATACCACTAGGACGAAATAAAGAGTGTAAAATAGAAAACAATCGCCTTCAATTACCTACTGATAATTCGAGTCTCCGATTAAATGTGGTTGTTGATGAGAAGAACTTCTTCCGTAAAAGGATGTATAAATATAAAATAGAAGGATTCACAGAAAACGAAATAAAGACTTCTAATCCAGAGATCAACATAACACACTTACCCCCTGGGGAATATACTCTAAATATCTACTGTAATCGAGAAGATGGAGAGTGGATTCAATGTGCTAATCAACTATCAATATTTGTTCCTGCACTTTGGTGGAAAAGGTGGTGGTTTATTCTTATCCTTATTATAGGTATCGTTGCAATATTAGCATTGATTCGTCATTATTTAATTAAACAGTCTGAGTTGATGATTGAGTTAGAGGTAGAGAGAGAGAGGAAGAGCCAAGTAAAGAAACTTAACGATGAAAAGTTGGAGTTTTTTACAAATATCTCTCATGAGCTACGAACACCACTTAGCCTTCTTTATGGTCCATTAAAACAGATATCTAAAAGGGGGGCTGCTCCTCAAGAGCTTGATTCAGAGATTAAATTAATGACAAGACAAGCAGAAAAGATGAAAACCCTCATTGATCAAGTGCTTGATATCCGCAAAATGGATGCCAATAAAGAGGTTCTTGTCGTTTCTGAGATCAATATCCAGCAGTGGATGACGAATTTTATTGAACAGTTTAGCTACGAACTGTCATCTAAGAACATTAAACTAATATTGAATTTTAATTATACTCCCATCGTATTTTGCGATACTGATAAGCTAGATAAAATATTAAGTAACTTAGTGTCAAATGCGATTAAATACTCTCCTTCAGATAGTGTTATAACAATTTCTGGTAACAAGAGAGACGAACAATTGGTAATAAGTGTTATTGATCAGGGAGTCGGAATTAAGGAAAAAGACATTGAGGCTATATTTGAACGTTTCTTTCAAGGAGAGGGACATAAAAAAGGCACGGGTATTGGTCTTGCATTCACTAAAAAGTTAGTAGAACTAATGGGTGGTGAAATAAAAGCATATAATAACACCACTGCTGGAGCTGTATTTGAATTATCTCTGCCTTTAACTCCCAATAAATATTTTATTGAAACCAATAATAAAGTAATAAAACCTTTAAATGATAAAAAGAGTGATGTAAACATACACCATATCCTAAAAGGGAAAAATATAGTGGTTGTAGAAGATGATCCTGATCTTAGAAATTTTATCACCAAAGAGTTGAAGTGCTACTGTAATGTAAAAGATGCATCTGATGGTAAAAAAGCATGGCCATTAATACTTTCCGAAAAACCGGACTTTATTATTAGTGATGTGATGATGCCTAATATGGATGGGTTTGAGTTAGTAAGTAAAGTGAGGCAAGATATCACGATCAGCCATATTCCAATTCTTCTTTTGACTGCAAAGAATGATGAACAAACCAGAATTGAGGCATATTATGGCGGTGCCGATTCATATCTTCCAAAACCATTTGGGATAGATATTCTTCTAGCACGAATGGGAAATATATTAATCAATAGGCAACGTTATCGAGAACTATTCCAACAAGGAGAGATCGTTAATATTAATGCCATTTCAACAAATAATCGAGATAAGGTATTCTTAAATCAAGTTATATCCATTATCAATGACAACATGGAAGATTCTGATTTTGATGTTACGAAATTAAATAATGAATTTGCGATGAGTCGTTCTACTTTCTATGCAAAGATAAAATCCTTGACAGACCTAGGTGTAAATGATTTTATCAAGAGTATTAAGATAAATAAAGCAACGGAACTATTGCTCCAAACAGATCTCCCTGTGGGTGAAATTGCATATAAAGTAGGATATACAAACCAGAGGTATTTTAGTACGGTATTTAAAGATATTAAACAGTGCACACCTTCTCAATTCAGGAATCAAAAATATCATACGAAGACTAAGTAG
- a CDS encoding T9SS type A sorting domain-containing protein, with product MKKIYMFIIFMVTLSHVSAQSQQTDAKTSIRFDGTKKGVITMPNLKSSLGTSLDEFTIEFWCKRYREPQLDKWGHYIKIGLSGGKGLGIQVPKFGGFNLVFGNGAGQKPVYRQVKNTAEMSEWTHVAWVYKNAQFHAYINGEAVPCHFGRHDIPTSIELGDTYVVGDKTGTNMRSLRVWKKARTSDQIQQNYNKEVSTNSNLVVHYTMQDNDMPYNVIDTSGNQLDGTISTSSTTKYESDIVTPTTGKGNRIVGYLPYYRMSNVSEEQVSLLTDVVIFSVFPNPNTGEIQISKYDKNGKRIFKHQKGGSGLKQADIERVVSYCDTHGVKAHLCIGGGDYALPFRRLVDNGNAKKFAENLTNLCIELGLDGVDVDWEFPSYSDLNKVDLLFQTLYNHLTPNNLSLSGAFSSYEYSQKPSILSAVRNEPLLDLINVMGYVNTMGGIYRAENVFVKKYKLPKEKVIAGVPFYTFPKVNVMTYNKMVSTAKAAGKVITPEMNSITLNGKVYNYNGVNLVKKKTRYCKNKLGGVMIWEIGQDMPADNDFSLLAAINQVMNEGEVKTKSGDLFSEELSKRDNIMDANTVIYPSNIIDHFNIRLAEQGQYRVEVFNAQGKQVASKRYTLFSNDEQRVPLIVPSGVYIVMIYDDTNKLIHKSKLIR from the coding sequence ATGAAGAAAATTTACATGTTCATTATTTTCATGGTTACTTTGAGTCACGTATCGGCTCAATCTCAACAGACTGATGCAAAAACATCAATTCGTTTTGATGGTACAAAGAAGGGAGTAATAACCATGCCTAATCTAAAAAGTAGTTTAGGAACCTCTTTAGATGAATTTACCATTGAATTTTGGTGTAAAAGATATCGAGAGCCTCAACTCGATAAATGGGGACACTATATAAAGATTGGTCTATCTGGCGGAAAAGGGTTAGGGATACAAGTACCAAAATTTGGAGGCTTTAACCTTGTTTTTGGAAATGGGGCTGGTCAAAAACCTGTCTACAGACAGGTTAAGAATACGGCGGAGATGAGTGAGTGGACGCATGTTGCATGGGTCTATAAGAATGCACAGTTTCATGCTTACATTAATGGTGAAGCTGTTCCTTGTCATTTCGGTAGGCATGACATACCAACATCTATAGAGCTTGGAGATACTTATGTTGTTGGAGATAAGACGGGAACAAACATGAGGTCTCTACGTGTATGGAAAAAGGCAAGAACCTCTGATCAAATCCAACAAAACTATAATAAAGAAGTTTCTACAAATAGTAATCTTGTGGTTCACTACACGATGCAAGATAACGACATGCCATATAATGTTATAGATACAAGTGGAAATCAATTGGATGGAACAATATCAACATCATCTACAACGAAATACGAAAGTGACATAGTTACCCCTACTACAGGAAAAGGTAACCGTATTGTAGGATATTTACCATACTATAGAATGTCGAATGTATCAGAAGAACAGGTATCATTATTGACAGACGTGGTTATCTTCTCAGTATTCCCAAATCCAAATACAGGAGAAATTCAGATCTCAAAATACGATAAGAATGGGAAACGAATTTTTAAACATCAGAAAGGTGGCTCTGGTCTAAAGCAAGCAGATATTGAAAGAGTCGTTTCCTATTGTGACACCCATGGAGTTAAAGCACATCTATGTATTGGCGGAGGAGATTATGCCTTGCCATTTAGACGATTGGTTGACAATGGAAATGCTAAAAAATTTGCAGAGAATCTCACCAATTTATGTATTGAATTAGGTCTTGATGGTGTAGATGTTGATTGGGAATTCCCAAGTTATAGTGATTTAAACAAGGTTGACCTCTTGTTTCAAACTCTATATAATCATCTAACACCAAACAACTTGTCTCTTTCAGGTGCATTCTCAAGTTATGAATACTCACAGAAACCTAGTATCTTATCAGCTGTTCGCAACGAACCGTTGTTAGACCTTATTAATGTGATGGGATATGTAAACACAATGGGTGGAATATACAGAGCTGAGAATGTGTTTGTGAAAAAATACAAACTTCCTAAAGAAAAAGTCATTGCAGGTGTTCCTTTTTATACTTTCCCTAAAGTAAATGTAATGACCTACAATAAGATGGTTTCGACTGCTAAAGCTGCAGGTAAAGTAATTACTCCAGAAATGAATTCCATCACACTTAATGGTAAAGTGTATAATTATAATGGGGTAAATCTTGTAAAGAAAAAAACTCGCTATTGTAAAAACAAATTAGGAGGAGTAATGATTTGGGAGATTGGACAAGATATGCCTGCAGATAATGATTTTTCACTCTTAGCAGCAATAAACCAAGTGATGAACGAAGGGGAAGTAAAAACAAAGAGTGGCGATCTATTCTCAGAAGAGCTGTCAAAAAGAGACAATATAATGGATGCTAATACTGTAATCTATCCTTCAAATATTATTGACCATTTCAATATTCGTTTAGCGGAGCAAGGTCAATATAGAGTTGAAGTCTTCAATGCGCAAGGAAAACAGGTAGCAAGCAAGAGATACACCTTGTTTAGTAATGATGAACAAAGAGTGCCTCTTATTGTCCCATCTGGAGTATATATTGTGATGATATATGACGACACGAATAAGTTGATCCATAAATCTAAACTAATAAGATAA
- a CDS encoding TIGR04255 family protein has protein sequence MKELPIEKCPIVQVFIDIRFELIDNKTANEVVGKLMPVISSTYNQFEALPINNIPENVRRKDPNLQYKPLFKLFNNNSSVQIGSDIIILDIIGSYKGWDDLKSRFDLIYKEITPMIKTNTRIGMRYVNLIEHRSVEYNIFDDLSLQISTKDFEIDLSNSFYRNTFLYEGFNCNLSLANKVNFESKNLSKNGSLIDIDIFNQSDIEPSKVSTLLNQMHEVEKKLFYKLITDDLFARFQTL, from the coding sequence ATGAAAGAATTGCCAATTGAAAAGTGCCCTATTGTACAAGTATTTATTGATATAAGATTCGAACTTATAGATAATAAGACTGCCAATGAAGTCGTAGGAAAATTAATGCCTGTGATTTCATCAACCTACAATCAGTTTGAAGCTTTACCAATTAATAACATTCCAGAAAATGTAAGAAGGAAAGATCCAAATCTTCAGTATAAACCATTATTTAAACTTTTTAATAATAACAGTTCTGTCCAAATAGGTTCTGATATCATAATTCTTGATATAATAGGATCTTATAAGGGATGGGATGATTTAAAAAGTAGATTTGACTTAATCTACAAAGAAATTACTCCTATGATTAAGACAAATACAAGAATAGGAATGCGTTATGTTAATTTAATTGAACATAGATCAGTTGAGTATAATATTTTTGATGACCTTAGTTTGCAAATCTCAACAAAAGATTTTGAGATCGATTTAAGTAACTCTTTTTATCGAAATACTTTCTTATATGAAGGATTTAATTGCAATCTTAGCTTAGCGAATAAAGTTAATTTTGAAAGTAAAAACTTATCGAAGAATGGTTCTTTAATTGACATTGATATTTTTAATCAGAGTGATATAGAACCTTCTAAAGTTTCCACTTTACTTAATCAAATGCATGAGGTAGAGAAGAAACTCTTTTATAAGCTTATTACAGATGATCTATTTGCAAGATTTCAAACACTATAA
- a CDS encoding sulfatase has product MKFVICLAFLMAGHNVKAQKKSPNVVMIFLDDSGYGDYEHNGNPTIKTPNLSTLKDSGINFTQFYVPTAACTASRYSLLTGRYPGRSGLGSWVINPKTKQYIHPKEITIAEGLKSIGYKTAMFGKWHLGTPNKANNFTPDALPLAHGFDSWIGTNVSHDYENSMLIKSQKNGNKPAVGYEVISDSVRHHQKVAESLTGICTKEAIRFIEKNHKSPFFAYVAYNMPHLGLWVSDKFKGHSRRGTLGDVMEELDFSIGEILKTLERKHIRENTIVIISSDNGPWIKFETETKSKYGDTRLQVGYATPFRDGKGSTWEGGHRVLGMISWPAKIKKHHNEQVPVSTLDILPTIFSITGVPLPKDRTIDGRDITPLLFGKKFVKPFNFLYNYTRNNPSAIRQGPWKLHIRIGSQTKNNYGFTASKDKPLLFQVEQDLGERINVADKNPLIVDKLLNELENKESQIKEEGTFWDN; this is encoded by the coding sequence TTGAAATTCGTTATATGTCTGGCCTTTCTTATGGCTGGTCATAATGTGAAAGCACAAAAAAAATCACCCAATGTCGTAATGATTTTTCTTGATGACAGTGGTTATGGTGATTATGAACATAATGGTAATCCAACAATTAAAACACCAAATCTTTCAACATTAAAAGATAGTGGCATAAACTTTACACAGTTCTATGTCCCTACAGCAGCCTGTACTGCATCAAGATATTCACTATTAACTGGACGCTATCCTGGTAGGTCTGGTCTAGGTAGTTGGGTGATTAATCCAAAAACCAAACAATATATTCACCCCAAAGAGATTACGATAGCTGAGGGACTAAAGTCTATAGGTTATAAAACAGCCATGTTTGGCAAATGGCATCTTGGTACTCCTAACAAAGCAAACAATTTCACCCCAGATGCTCTACCTTTAGCACATGGTTTTGACTCATGGATCGGAACAAATGTCTCTCATGACTATGAGAACTCAATGTTAATTAAAAGTCAAAAGAATGGCAACAAACCTGCTGTCGGCTATGAGGTTATTAGTGATTCTGTAAGACATCATCAAAAGGTAGCAGAATCATTAACAGGAATTTGCACAAAAGAGGCAATTAGATTTATTGAGAAAAACCATAAATCACCATTCTTTGCTTATGTCGCATATAATATGCCCCACCTTGGGCTTTGGGTAAGCGATAAATTTAAAGGGCACTCTCGAAGAGGTACATTAGGTGATGTTATGGAGGAGTTAGACTTTTCCATAGGCGAAATACTCAAAACCTTAGAACGTAAACATATTCGTGAAAATACCATTGTGATTATATCCTCTGACAATGGTCCATGGATTAAGTTTGAAACCGAAACTAAATCTAAATATGGAGACACAAGACTTCAGGTAGGTTACGCAACACCATTTAGAGATGGCAAAGGTTCAACGTGGGAAGGAGGACATCGTGTGTTAGGTATGATTAGTTGGCCTGCAAAGATCAAAAAACATCATAATGAGCAAGTACCAGTAAGTACTCTAGATATTTTGCCAACCATATTTTCAATAACAGGTGTACCGTTACCAAAAGATAGAACAATTGATGGTAGAGACATCACCCCTCTACTGTTTGGGAAGAAATTCGTTAAACCCTTTAATTTCCTATATAACTACACACGAAATAATCCATCAGCAATTAGACAAGGGCCTTGGAAGCTTCATATAAGAATAGGATCACAAACGAAAAACAACTATGGTTTTACTGCATCCAAAGATAAACCTTTACTATTTCAAGTAGAACAAGATCTTGGTGAACGTATCAATGTCGCCGATAAGAATCCGCTTATCGTTGATAAACTCTTGAATGAATTAGAGAATAAAGAAAGTCAAATTAAAGAAGAAGGTACTTTCTGGGATAATTAA
- a CDS encoding family 20 glycosylhydrolase, with protein sequence MRHHLQLTLLLFICYSFIPRIANAQIFPVPQIHEIKTTQLSIQGDRIVVDAASFQKFAIQIDRIKQSLGRRFDNEFTVTAGTFPGEVPAVSFQIAPKTTLEPQGYKIDINESGIKVVAHDDYGLYYSIQTLEKILSKADKSISCQTIHDWPDFERRGIMLDISRDKVPTMETLKLLIDRFAAWKINEIQLYVEHTFAYKNHKEVWKDASPLTVEEVLELDQYCGDRMIDLVPNQNSLGHMGRWLKHSDYFYLSERPDSIASDNWIINKRRTTLCAVEPKSISFMDSLYAEYLPNFTSKYANIGGDEPYELGYGRSKEMCDKIGKSKVYLNYIKEVTRRVKQYGKQPQMWGDIVTKHPELIPLMPKDVICMIWGYRPNHPYEKQCRRFHDEQLPFYVCPGTSGWRTFIGKTERAKQNIQNAIVNGKKYGAYGVLNTNWGDKGHMQPISTAFPPLIYGAGMSWCVDHNKDVDLAKLTNDLIYKDPTNNMGEGLLQLTNAYMGGKGEDQAGRPYFDMIDRIDVFFSDKYRVKFYDPTLLPMMRKEVAEATKKIAAAKPTSVDGQITKDELLLSAKLATWGCELIEARLKVKDHSIKNIPLKKRKRMSNQLNEIITEFENNWVKRNRIGGLSDSVERLASVSQELIK encoded by the coding sequence ATGAGACATCACTTACAATTAACCCTTCTGCTATTTATCTGTTATTCATTTATCCCTCGAATAGCAAATGCTCAAATTTTTCCTGTACCTCAAATACATGAAATCAAGACGACTCAACTCTCGATCCAAGGTGATCGTATTGTTGTTGATGCAGCATCTTTTCAGAAATTTGCTATCCAAATTGATCGTATAAAGCAGTCACTAGGTCGTCGATTTGATAATGAATTTACTGTTACTGCTGGAACTTTCCCAGGAGAGGTTCCTGCTGTATCATTCCAAATTGCACCTAAAACGACCCTAGAACCTCAAGGGTATAAAATTGATATCAATGAAAGTGGGATTAAAGTCGTCGCTCATGATGATTATGGCCTCTACTATAGTATTCAGACTCTTGAAAAGATTTTATCAAAAGCCGATAAATCTATTTCTTGTCAAACAATTCATGATTGGCCTGATTTTGAACGAAGAGGAATCATGCTTGATATCTCAAGAGATAAGGTTCCAACGATGGAGACATTAAAACTTTTAATTGATCGTTTTGCAGCTTGGAAAATTAACGAAATTCAGCTTTATGTTGAACATACCTTTGCGTATAAGAACCATAAAGAAGTTTGGAAAGATGCATCTCCTCTTACAGTAGAAGAGGTTTTGGAACTTGACCAGTATTGCGGTGATAGAATGATCGACCTTGTTCCAAATCAAAACTCATTAGGTCATATGGGTAGGTGGCTTAAGCATTCTGACTATTTTTATTTATCAGAACGTCCAGACAGTATTGCGTCTGATAACTGGATTATAAATAAACGAAGAACTACACTATGTGCTGTTGAACCTAAATCTATATCTTTTATGGATAGTTTATATGCAGAGTATCTTCCAAATTTTACTAGTAAATATGCAAATATTGGTGGTGATGAGCCTTATGAATTAGGTTATGGAAGATCTAAAGAGATGTGTGATAAGATAGGTAAAAGCAAGGTTTATTTGAACTATATAAAGGAGGTTACACGTCGAGTTAAGCAGTATGGCAAACAACCACAGATGTGGGGAGATATTGTAACCAAACATCCTGAATTAATTCCATTGATGCCTAAAGATGTAATCTGTATGATTTGGGGATATCGTCCTAATCATCCCTATGAGAAGCAGTGTAGAAGATTTCATGACGAACAATTACCATTTTACGTTTGTCCTGGGACTAGTGGTTGGAGAACTTTTATTGGAAAGACAGAAAGAGCAAAACAGAATATCCAGAATGCAATAGTGAATGGAAAGAAGTATGGCGCATATGGAGTATTAAATACCAATTGGGGAGACAAAGGACATATGCAACCAATCAGTACAGCCTTTCCTCCATTGATCTATGGGGCAGGTATGTCATGGTGTGTCGATCATAATAAAGATGTAGATCTTGCTAAATTAACAAATGACCTGATCTATAAAGACCCTACTAATAATATGGGCGAAGGTTTACTTCAATTAACAAATGCCTATATGGGTGGCAAAGGAGAAGATCAAGCAGGGAGACCATATTTTGATATGATTGATAGAATAGATGTTTTCTTCTCAGATAAATATCGTGTGAAATTTTATGATCCAACACTTCTACCAATGATGCGCAAAGAGGTTGCAGAGGCAACAAAAAAGATTGCTGCAGCTAAGCCTACAAGTGTTGATGGTCAAATCACAAAAGATGAACTCCTCTTATCAGCAAAGCTTGCTACATGGGGATGTGAGTTAATCGAAGCAAGGTTAAAGGTGAAAGATCACTCAATAAAAAACATTCCTTTAAAAAAGAGAAAGAGAATGTCTAATCAGTTGAATGAGATTATTACTGAATTTGAAAATAACTGGGTGAAGCGCAATAGAATAGGAGGTCTGTCGGATAGTGTTGAAAGATTAGCTAGTGTTAGTCAAGAGTTAATAAAATAA
- a CDS encoding IS5 family transposase, whose amino-acid sequence MNYKNITNDSLFDDVFRLEKLQEMGDPLYRLNQVIDWELFLPILEKVYEKDRKSNAGAPAYCPIMMFKILILQRYYNLSDFQTEYQIIDRHSFSQFLGLVRSSSIPDEKTIWRFRERLSVLDLERELFEQFHHVLNNEGLLVSEGKIVDASFVEVPRQRNSKKENEYIKENNCAPKEWHSNKNKLRQKDVNARWAKKRNEKHFGYKNHIKIDSDSKLITDYTSSSAEVHDSKALDLLIGDDTDQDCKFYADSAYTGERCDKLIDESKMENNVNEKGVRNKPLTDQQKENNKEKSKTRARVEHVFGFMENSMGNLQMRCIGFERSSTIIGLINLTYNLFRYEQIIRLKLMVK is encoded by the coding sequence ATGAACTACAAGAATATCACTAACGATTCATTATTTGATGACGTTTTTAGGCTAGAGAAGCTTCAAGAAATGGGAGATCCTTTATATCGTTTAAATCAGGTTATCGATTGGGAGTTATTTCTCCCCATCTTAGAAAAGGTATATGAAAAAGATCGCAAAAGTAATGCTGGTGCTCCAGCTTACTGTCCTATTATGATGTTTAAGATTTTGATACTACAACGCTATTATAATCTTAGTGATTTTCAAACAGAATATCAGATTATTGATAGGCATTCATTTAGTCAATTCTTAGGTTTAGTTCGGAGTAGTTCTATACCAGACGAAAAAACAATTTGGCGATTTAGAGAAAGACTTTCAGTTCTAGATTTAGAAAGAGAACTTTTTGAACAGTTTCATCATGTATTAAATAATGAGGGTTTGCTTGTTTCTGAAGGTAAAATTGTTGATGCTAGTTTTGTGGAAGTTCCAAGACAAAGAAATAGCAAAAAAGAGAATGAATATATCAAAGAAAACAACTGTGCTCCAAAGGAATGGCATTCAAATAAGAATAAACTTCGTCAGAAAGATGTAAATGCACGTTGGGCGAAAAAACGTAATGAAAAACATTTTGGCTATAAGAATCATATCAAAATAGACAGTGATAGTAAATTGATTACAGATTATACTTCTTCAAGTGCTGAAGTTCATGACTCAAAAGCATTAGATTTACTCATTGGAGATGATACAGATCAAGATTGTAAATTCTATGCTGATAGTGCTTATACAGGAGAACGATGTGATAAGCTTATAGACGAAAGTAAAATGGAGAATAATGTAAATGAGAAAGGAGTAAGAAATAAACCTTTAACTGACCAGCAAAAGGAAAATAATAAAGAAAAATCAAAAACAAGAGCAAGAGTTGAGCATGTGTTTGGTTTTATGGAAAATAGTATGGGAAATTTGCAAATGAGGTGTATTGGATTTGAAAGATCAAGTACAATTATTGGGCTAATCAACCTCACATACAACTTGTTTAGGTATGAACAAATTATAAGATTAAAGTTAATGGTAAAATAA